One Methylocapsa sp. D3K7 DNA window includes the following coding sequences:
- a CDS encoding efflux RND transporter permease subunit, with the protein MALNISAWSIRRPLPSIVLSIILLVLGWTSFNRLPVTRLPNADIPVISVVVAQFGAAPAELESQVTKTIEDGVSGVEGVRHIASSISDGVSVTTVMFRLETNTDRALNDVKDAVTRVRAKLPRNVEEPLIQRVDVVGLPIVTYAAIAPGKTPEQLSWFVDDTVTRSLQGVRGVAQVERIGGVEREILVSLDPDRLQAVGLTAADVSHRLRGTNVDLAGGRAEIGGRDQTIRTLASAQTLNELAATMISLPGGGEVRLDDLGIVTDTIADRRTFARLNGEPIVAFGIKRSKGASDVVVAEAVQKRVDELKRANPDVELRLIDTSVDFTQGNYEAAIQTLFEGAALAVIVVFLFLRDFRATVIAAISLPLSIFPAFWVMDVLGFSLNLVSFLAITLSTGILVDDAIVEIENIVRHMLMGKSPYQAALEAADEIGLAVIAISLTIVAIFAPASFMSGIAGQFFKQFGITVSALVLFSLLSARLVTPMLAAYFLRPHHQPEKPPGRLSKAYVRLVTWSVQHHFVTVFTGLLLFALSIWSVGLLSKGFLPAQDSARSVLAIELPPGSQLSDTEKATEAIAARLRKRPEVRSVFVDGGRTPQRANEIRRAGLIINYKPKSERAISQRDLELSIGRELDGVPDIRYWFTDENGLRAISLVVTGGDGMTVVNVASELANEMKAIPLVENVTTDMSLDRPELRIRPRTDLSARLGVPTESLAETIRVATIGDVGPALARFNAGDRLVPIRVQLEANARADQQVIEQLRVPTGRGGGVPLSTIADIQFYQGPTSINRYDRERQATVAADLAGSSALGDAMLEINALPVMKSLPKGIIVNQSGDAESLNELADGFANAMSYGLMMVYAVLVLLFGSFLQPVTILFSLPLSIGGAILALLLTGKQLTTPVWIGILMLMGIVTKNAIMLVDFAIESIRHGMERDAAIIDAGQKRARPIIMTTVAMIAGMVPSALAFGAGGEFRSPMAIAVIGGLLVSTALSLVFVPAVFTLMDDISRLTWRLGKRLLSVGQEIEQSKKSEPTYPAAD; encoded by the coding sequence ATGGCGCTGAACATTTCGGCCTGGTCGATCCGCCGGCCGCTCCCCTCGATCGTTTTGTCGATCATCCTTTTGGTGCTTGGCTGGACGAGCTTCAACAGACTGCCGGTGACCCGCCTGCCAAACGCCGATATCCCAGTGATATCCGTGGTCGTGGCCCAGTTCGGAGCAGCGCCGGCCGAACTCGAATCGCAGGTCACGAAGACGATCGAAGACGGCGTTTCCGGCGTGGAGGGAGTCCGTCACATCGCGTCGTCGATCAGCGACGGAGTTTCGGTCACAACCGTCATGTTTAGGCTCGAGACAAATACTGATCGCGCCCTCAATGATGTCAAGGATGCAGTCACCCGCGTTCGCGCGAAGCTTCCGCGAAATGTCGAGGAGCCGCTGATTCAGCGCGTTGACGTGGTCGGCTTGCCGATCGTCACCTATGCGGCGATCGCTCCAGGGAAGACACCGGAGCAGCTCTCATGGTTCGTGGACGACACCGTCACCCGCTCCCTGCAGGGAGTCCGTGGCGTTGCGCAAGTCGAGCGTATCGGTGGCGTCGAGCGGGAAATCCTTGTTTCGCTTGATCCCGACAGGCTGCAGGCGGTTGGCTTGACGGCGGCCGATGTGAGCCATCGCTTGCGCGGCACAAATGTGGATCTTGCTGGCGGCCGCGCCGAAATCGGTGGCCGCGATCAGACGATCCGTACGCTTGCCTCGGCGCAGACTCTAAATGAACTGGCGGCGACGATGATCAGCCTGCCCGGGGGCGGCGAGGTCCGGCTTGATGATCTTGGCATAGTGACCGACACAATTGCCGACCGGCGAACTTTCGCACGGCTCAATGGTGAGCCCATCGTGGCGTTCGGGATCAAACGCTCGAAGGGGGCGAGTGATGTCGTCGTCGCCGAGGCGGTGCAAAAACGCGTCGATGAACTCAAACGGGCCAATCCAGATGTCGAACTCAGGCTGATTGACACCTCGGTCGACTTTACCCAGGGCAATTACGAAGCGGCGATACAGACACTGTTCGAAGGCGCCGCTTTGGCGGTTATCGTCGTGTTCCTGTTCTTGCGCGATTTTCGGGCCACGGTGATCGCGGCGATCTCCCTGCCGCTTTCGATATTCCCGGCATTCTGGGTGATGGATGTTCTGGGGTTTTCTCTCAACCTTGTGAGTTTTCTCGCGATTACGCTGAGCACCGGCATTCTCGTCGATGACGCGATCGTCGAGATCGAGAACATTGTGCGTCATATGCTGATGGGAAAATCGCCCTATCAGGCGGCCCTCGAAGCCGCCGATGAGATTGGCCTTGCGGTCATCGCAATTAGCTTGACGATTGTTGCGATTTTTGCGCCCGCAAGCTTCATGTCCGGGATCGCGGGCCAGTTCTTCAAGCAGTTCGGCATCACCGTCTCAGCGCTGGTTTTGTTCTCCCTGCTGTCGGCGCGCCTTGTCACTCCGATGCTGGCCGCCTATTTCCTCCGCCCGCATCATCAGCCGGAAAAACCGCCGGGGCGCCTATCTAAGGCTTATGTTCGTCTGGTGACCTGGTCGGTTCAGCACCATTTCGTGACCGTATTCACGGGTTTGCTGTTGTTCGCTCTGTCGATTTGGAGCGTGGGTTTGTTGTCCAAGGGTTTCCTGCCAGCGCAGGATTCGGCGCGCTCGGTCCTGGCGATCGAACTGCCCCCCGGCTCGCAACTCTCCGACACGGAAAAAGCGACGGAGGCTATCGCCGCCCGCTTGCGTAAGCGGCCGGAAGTCAGAAGCGTCTTCGTCGATGGCGGAAGAACACCGCAACGGGCGAATGAGATCCGCCGGGCTGGGTTGATCATCAATTACAAACCGAAATCCGAGCGGGCGATCAGCCAGCGGGACCTGGAATTGTCCATAGGCCGCGAGCTTGATGGCGTTCCTGACATTCGGTACTGGTTTACTGACGAGAACGGGCTGCGGGCAATCTCTCTGGTGGTGACCGGAGGAGACGGCATGACCGTCGTGAATGTCGCCAGCGAGCTTGCCAATGAGATGAAGGCCATACCGCTCGTTGAAAATGTTACGACGGACATGTCGCTTGACCGGCCAGAGCTTCGCATTCGTCCGCGGACAGACCTATCAGCTCGCCTTGGCGTGCCGACGGAGAGCTTGGCGGAGACGATCAGGGTCGCAACGATTGGTGACGTCGGTCCGGCGCTGGCGAGGTTCAACGCGGGCGATCGCCTGGTTCCTATTCGTGTCCAGCTCGAGGCCAACGCCCGTGCCGACCAACAGGTGATTGAGCAGCTGCGGGTGCCCACAGGCCGCGGAGGCGGGGTTCCGCTATCAACAATCGCCGATATCCAATTTTATCAGGGACCGACCAGTATCAACCGTTATGACCGCGAGCGCCAGGCTACGGTCGCGGCGGATCTCGCGGGCAGTTCCGCGCTCGGCGATGCGATGCTGGAGATCAATGCTCTGCCGGTGATGAAGAGCCTTCCCAAGGGAATCATCGTCAACCAGTCGGGCGACGCGGAGAGCCTCAATGAGCTGGCCGATGGCTTTGCCAACGCCATGAGCTACGGCTTGATGATGGTTTATGCGGTGCTTGTGCTTCTGTTTGGAAGTTTCTTGCAGCCAGTTACAATCTTATTTTCACTGCCGCTCTCGATCGGCGGGGCGATCCTTGCGCTTCTGCTGACCGGCAAACAGCTCACCACGCCCGTCTGGATCGGAATCCTGATGCTGATGGGCATCGTCACGAAAAATGCGATCATGCTGGTCGACTTTGCAATTGAATCTATTCGCCATGGCATGGAGCGCGATGCCGCAATCATCGATGCTGGTCAGAAGCGGGCGCGGCCGATCATCATGACGACGGTCGCCATGATTGCCGGCATGGTCCCGAGCGCGCTTGCATTTGGCGCTGGGGGGGAATTCCGGTCGCCCATGGCGATTGCCGTGATCGGCGGACTGCTTGTTTCAACCGCGCTGTCGCTCGTCTTCGTTCCGGCCGTTTTCACGCTGATGGACGATATTTCGCGGTTGACGTGGCGGCTCGGTAAACGCCTCCTCAGCGTGGGACAGGAGATCGAGCAATCGAAAA
- a CDS encoding efflux RND transporter periplasmic adaptor subunit: MALPPDAESGYGVSQRSAMCFGLWHGLVMKSSVLIKIGVASATFLAGAVLCGSERGGAFAAPPEFGGGVIVKLVRATKECFSDTIYVSGILVPRQEAVVSLDEGTRVTEVLAAAGDLVITGQVLARGTRLVPGPSAGASASAKLASNTITLKAPAAGLVTQSAATVGAVLSPRGEPLFRIMVDNEIELEADVPGIHVPKLKPEETARIKLEDGTELIGQVRLVPAQIDRTTQLGRARLSVAQAPSLRIGMFTEATIDASQSCGVAVPREAILNQTEGTSVQVVRGQMVETRRVRVGLSSDTRFEISEGLNEGDIVVANAGTSLHDGDRVQTILVDEPDN, from the coding sequence ATGGCTCTCCCTCCGGATGCGGAGAGCGGATATGGAGTCTCGCAGCGATCAGCAATGTGTTTCGGGCTATGGCATGGTCTTGTGATGAAATCCTCCGTCCTGATTAAGATCGGTGTCGCATCGGCAACTTTTCTCGCCGGGGCGGTTCTTTGCGGGTCTGAGCGCGGAGGCGCATTTGCCGCGCCGCCGGAGTTCGGGGGCGGCGTCATTGTGAAGCTCGTTCGTGCCACCAAGGAATGCTTCTCTGACACGATTTACGTCTCCGGCATCCTCGTACCCAGACAGGAAGCCGTCGTAAGTCTCGACGAGGGAACCCGAGTCACTGAAGTCTTGGCCGCGGCAGGTGATCTAGTAATAACTGGGCAAGTCCTTGCACGCGGGACAAGACTGGTCCCAGGCCCGTCCGCCGGCGCGTCCGCGTCAGCAAAGCTGGCATCTAACACCATTACCTTGAAGGCTCCTGCTGCTGGCCTTGTGACCCAATCGGCCGCAACGGTCGGGGCGGTGTTATCGCCGCGTGGCGAGCCGCTGTTCCGAATTATGGTCGACAATGAAATCGAACTCGAAGCCGACGTGCCGGGCATCCATGTGCCGAAACTCAAACCGGAGGAAACCGCGCGGATCAAGTTAGAAGACGGCACGGAACTGATCGGACAAGTCCGCCTTGTGCCGGCCCAAATCGATCGAACGACACAACTCGGCCGGGCGCGTCTTTCGGTTGCGCAGGCTCCCTCGCTGCGGATTGGAATGTTCACCGAGGCAACGATTGATGCCAGCCAAAGCTGTGGTGTGGCCGTGCCGCGCGAGGCCATCTTAAATCAGACCGAGGGAACCAGCGTGCAGGTGGTGCGAGGCCAGATGGTCGAGACGCGTCGGGTTCGCGTCGGGCTTTCTTCCGATACCCGTTTTGAAATCAGCGAAGGCCTCAACGAGGGCGACATCGTCGTCGCCAATGCTGGCACGTCGCTGCATGATGGCGATCGAGTGCAAACAATTCTTGTCGACGAGCCGGACAATTGA
- a CDS encoding OmpA family protein codes for MSVNLAKFMRVLAFSVPVIGLGWGTFIRSAPAAEQQPLADQIIQALTPKPLTRSLTGGPSEQAPNAAESQFIDSLRNRPSRSITLNEREKIATLDQVKKGYDNDINFDYNSAKIASPAMGNAKALGVALSSAILKGSTFIIEGYTDAKGGDASNQKLSERRADAVKKFLVLQYNIPAADLVAVGYGKTRLKNPDNPFGPENRRVRVVNTAANVANR; via the coding sequence ATGTCCGTAAATCTTGCCAAATTCATGCGTGTTCTAGCCTTTTCGGTGCCGGTCATAGGTTTGGGCTGGGGCACCTTTATACGATCGGCGCCCGCGGCCGAACAGCAGCCATTGGCCGATCAAATCATCCAGGCGTTGACCCCAAAGCCATTGACACGCAGCCTCACGGGGGGGCCCTCCGAACAGGCGCCGAACGCGGCGGAATCGCAGTTCATCGACAGTTTAAGGAACCGGCCGTCCCGTTCGATTACGCTCAATGAGCGTGAAAAGATCGCTACCCTCGATCAGGTTAAGAAGGGTTACGATAACGATATTAACTTCGATTACAATTCGGCCAAGATTGCATCCCCGGCCATGGGTAACGCCAAGGCCCTTGGCGTGGCGCTCTCGAGTGCGATTTTGAAGGGAAGCACCTTTATCATCGAAGGTTACACGGACGCCAAGGGTGGCGATGCGTCCAATCAGAAGCTCTCTGAGCGGCGGGCGGACGCGGTCAAGAAATTCCTCGTCTTGCAGTATAACATCCCGGCTGCGGATTTGGTGGCCGTTGGCTATGGCAAAACCAGGCTGAAGAACCCAGACAATCCTTTTGGACCGGAAAACCGCCGCGTCAGGGTCGTCAACACAGCGGCCAATGTGGCGAATAGATAA